A genome region from Pangasianodon hypophthalmus isolate fPanHyp1 chromosome 11, fPanHyp1.pri, whole genome shotgun sequence includes the following:
- the adgrg1 gene encoding adhesion G-protein coupled receptor G1 isoform X2, giving the protein MMDQRIGNLLLVLIISVYGHAAGENDRDFKMCGTWLHNGSSQTLDIDLKPGCSGINISANASTLSIRGSITAKCKRSQPLPLAASRGSSSSFCVYWEPLLDQLMLELNGESFSLCNARGLQTQCCTDLSLGRQRPSQLYGIKNGRVRGDVLTSNVMAEYEFTGQEINCKAQFCDKAAQESRGANMLEEAVLRSAEVGHVYLPCVQSTVIEMKEDFAGSNVTLLAPRGVPPERIPAVHLPACLKTANRKVSKVVCSYYKNSTFFQKSSHRILEDVVGITVENEIITNLPEPIRIKFYHPETRKRKCVSWDTRKDNEVEWRETGCITLQLSAVETECCCNHLTYFAILVELNPTRSVRHLEALTIITAVCCTVSIASCAILFISLCRQRKSKNHSSLVHRGLVVALFFLLVLFVLTGTVANAASEGVCRFVGGLLHYTLLSVLCWMAVEVIHTFWMMYMVFSPKPNPWIWCLLGFGVPALPVIILGSIGDIYGQRAVKSSDDLTTPYRMCWMTDSPAALMAHFIINTGLLVAVVSSGLVMLFLVFRKIRHRDEWRTNRVAFLSIWGLSCLFGSTWVLAFFSSEASETVLFLFCIINSLQGFFLMLRFFALERMQKNSPSSSDFSSTGSTRQHMLQPPEKN; this is encoded by the exons ATGATGGATCAGAGGATTGGAAACCTGCTGCTTGTCCTCATTATAAGTGTTTATGGTCATG CGGCAGGGGAGAACGACCGAGACTTTAAGATGTGTGGAACGTGGCTGCACAATGGAAGCTCACAAACCCTGGATATTGATTTAAAGCCCGGATGTTCAGGGATCAACATTTCAGCCAACGCCAGCACGCTGTCCATCCGTGGCTCAATAACGGCTAAGTGTAAGCGGTCTCAGCCTCTGCCTCTGGCAGCTTCTCGAGGTTCCTCCAGTTCCTTCTGTGTGTACTGGGAGCCGCTGCTGGACCAGCTGATGCTGGAGCTGAACGGGGAGAGCTTCTCACTCTGTAATGCTAGGGGACTACAGACCCAGTGCTGTACTGATCTCTCTCTTGGACGTCAGAGACCTTCCCAGCTGTATGGAATCAAGAACGGCAGAGTGCGTGGGGACGTTCTGACCAGCAATGTCATGGCAGAGTACGAGTTTACTGGCCAGGAGATTAACTGCA AGGCTCAATTCTGCGATAAGGCAGCTCAGGAGTCCAGAGGAGCGAACAT gttagAGGAGGCCGTCTTGAGGTCAGCGGAGGTCGGTCATGTGTATCTGCCGTGTGTTCAGAGCACCGTGATCGAGATGAAGGAAGATTTTGCAGGAAGTAACGTCACTCTGCTT GCTCCGAGGGGTGTACCACCAGAGAGGATCCCGGCAGTGCACTTACCCGCCTGCCTCAAAACTGCAAACAGAAAAGTATCCAAAGTGGTGTGTAGCTACTACAAGAACAGCACGTTTTTCCAG aaAAGTTCTCACAGGATTTTAGAAGACGTTGTTGGGATTACGGTGGAAAATGAGATCATCACAAACCTCCCAGAACCCATTAGAATCAAGTTTTATCACCCA gaaacacGGAAAAGAAAATGCGTTTCCTGGGATACAAGAAAAG ATAACGAGGTCGAGTGGAGGGAGACAGGTTGCATAACGCTTCAGCTCAGCGCAGTCGAGACGGAGTGCTGCTGTAATCACCTCACGTACTTCGCTATTCTTGTG GAATTGAACCCTACGAGAAGCGTGCGCCACCTGGAGGCTCTGACCATCATTACAGCGGTGTGCTGCACCGTATCCATCGCCAGCTGTGCCATTCTCTTCATATCGCTCTGCagacagag GAAATCAAAGAACCATTCGAGTCTGGTGCACCGTGGTCTGGTCGTGGCTCTGTTCTTCCTGCTCGTGCTCTTCGTCCTCACCGGCACCGTGGCCAACGCTGCGTCCGAGGGCGTGTGTCGCTTCGTCGGcggcctgctgcactacacgcTCCTCAGCGTCCTCTGCTGGATGGCCGTGGAAGTGATTCACACCTTCTGGATGATGTACATGGTGTTCAGTCCGAAACCAAATCCATGGATCTGGTGCCTGCTGGGATTCG GTGTTCCGGCTCTGCCGGTTATTATTTTGGGATCCATCGGAGACATTTATGGCCAGAGGGCGGTGAAGTCCAGTGATGATCTCACAACTCCGTATCGCAT GTGCTGGATGACGGACTCTCCGGCGGCTCTGATGGCTCACTTCATCATCAACACAGGGCTGCTGGTGGCGGTGGTGAGCTCCGGCCTCGTCATGCTTTTCCTGGTGTTCAGGAAGATCCGTCACCGGGACGAGTGGAGGACGAACCGCGTGGCCTTCCTCAGCATCTGGGGTCTCAGCTGTCTGTTCGGTTCCACCTGGGTTCtcgctttcttttcttctgaagCCTCAGAAAccgtcctcttcctcttctgcaTCATTAACTCATTACAAG
- the adgrg1 gene encoding adhesion G-protein coupled receptor G1 isoform X1, translating to MMDQRIGNLLLVLIISVYGHAAGENDRDFKMCGTWLHNGSSQTLDIDLKPGCSGINISANASTLSIRGSITAKCKRSQPLPLAASRGSSSSFCVYWEPLLDQLMLELNGESFSLCNARGLQTQCCTDLSLGRQRPSQLYGIKNGRVRGDVLTSNVMAEYEFTGQEINCKAQFCDKAAQESRGANMLEEAVLRSAEVGHVYLPCVQSTVIEMKEDFAGSNVTLLAPRGVPPERIPAVHLPACLKTANRKVSKVVCSYYKNSTFFQKSSHRILEDVVGITVENEIITNLPEPIRIKFYHPVRMETRKRKCVSWDTRKDNEVEWRETGCITLQLSAVETECCCNHLTYFAILVELNPTRSVRHLEALTIITAVCCTVSIASCAILFISLCRQRKSKNHSSLVHRGLVVALFFLLVLFVLTGTVANAASEGVCRFVGGLLHYTLLSVLCWMAVEVIHTFWMMYMVFSPKPNPWIWCLLGFGVPALPVIILGSIGDIYGQRAVKSSDDLTTPYRMCWMTDSPAALMAHFIINTGLLVAVVSSGLVMLFLVFRKIRHRDEWRTNRVAFLSIWGLSCLFGSTWVLAFFSSEASETVLFLFCIINSLQGFFLMLRFFALERMQKNSPSSSDFSSTGSTRQHMLQPPEKN from the exons ATGATGGATCAGAGGATTGGAAACCTGCTGCTTGTCCTCATTATAAGTGTTTATGGTCATG CGGCAGGGGAGAACGACCGAGACTTTAAGATGTGTGGAACGTGGCTGCACAATGGAAGCTCACAAACCCTGGATATTGATTTAAAGCCCGGATGTTCAGGGATCAACATTTCAGCCAACGCCAGCACGCTGTCCATCCGTGGCTCAATAACGGCTAAGTGTAAGCGGTCTCAGCCTCTGCCTCTGGCAGCTTCTCGAGGTTCCTCCAGTTCCTTCTGTGTGTACTGGGAGCCGCTGCTGGACCAGCTGATGCTGGAGCTGAACGGGGAGAGCTTCTCACTCTGTAATGCTAGGGGACTACAGACCCAGTGCTGTACTGATCTCTCTCTTGGACGTCAGAGACCTTCCCAGCTGTATGGAATCAAGAACGGCAGAGTGCGTGGGGACGTTCTGACCAGCAATGTCATGGCAGAGTACGAGTTTACTGGCCAGGAGATTAACTGCA AGGCTCAATTCTGCGATAAGGCAGCTCAGGAGTCCAGAGGAGCGAACAT gttagAGGAGGCCGTCTTGAGGTCAGCGGAGGTCGGTCATGTGTATCTGCCGTGTGTTCAGAGCACCGTGATCGAGATGAAGGAAGATTTTGCAGGAAGTAACGTCACTCTGCTT GCTCCGAGGGGTGTACCACCAGAGAGGATCCCGGCAGTGCACTTACCCGCCTGCCTCAAAACTGCAAACAGAAAAGTATCCAAAGTGGTGTGTAGCTACTACAAGAACAGCACGTTTTTCCAG aaAAGTTCTCACAGGATTTTAGAAGACGTTGTTGGGATTACGGTGGAAAATGAGATCATCACAAACCTCCCAGAACCCATTAGAATCAAGTTTTATCACCCAGTACgtatg gaaacacGGAAAAGAAAATGCGTTTCCTGGGATACAAGAAAAG ATAACGAGGTCGAGTGGAGGGAGACAGGTTGCATAACGCTTCAGCTCAGCGCAGTCGAGACGGAGTGCTGCTGTAATCACCTCACGTACTTCGCTATTCTTGTG GAATTGAACCCTACGAGAAGCGTGCGCCACCTGGAGGCTCTGACCATCATTACAGCGGTGTGCTGCACCGTATCCATCGCCAGCTGTGCCATTCTCTTCATATCGCTCTGCagacagag GAAATCAAAGAACCATTCGAGTCTGGTGCACCGTGGTCTGGTCGTGGCTCTGTTCTTCCTGCTCGTGCTCTTCGTCCTCACCGGCACCGTGGCCAACGCTGCGTCCGAGGGCGTGTGTCGCTTCGTCGGcggcctgctgcactacacgcTCCTCAGCGTCCTCTGCTGGATGGCCGTGGAAGTGATTCACACCTTCTGGATGATGTACATGGTGTTCAGTCCGAAACCAAATCCATGGATCTGGTGCCTGCTGGGATTCG GTGTTCCGGCTCTGCCGGTTATTATTTTGGGATCCATCGGAGACATTTATGGCCAGAGGGCGGTGAAGTCCAGTGATGATCTCACAACTCCGTATCGCAT GTGCTGGATGACGGACTCTCCGGCGGCTCTGATGGCTCACTTCATCATCAACACAGGGCTGCTGGTGGCGGTGGTGAGCTCCGGCCTCGTCATGCTTTTCCTGGTGTTCAGGAAGATCCGTCACCGGGACGAGTGGAGGACGAACCGCGTGGCCTTCCTCAGCATCTGGGGTCTCAGCTGTCTGTTCGGTTCCACCTGGGTTCtcgctttcttttcttctgaagCCTCAGAAAccgtcctcttcctcttctgcaTCATTAACTCATTACAAG